A genomic window from Punica granatum isolate Tunisia-2019 chromosome 2, ASM765513v2, whole genome shotgun sequence includes:
- the LOC116196067 gene encoding dynein light chain 1, cytoplasmic-like: MLEGKAMVKETDMGEKMQSKAMACASQALDLYDVSDCISIAAHIKKEFDKEYGTGWQCVVGSNFGCFFTHKQGTFIYFALEKLNFLIFKGASS; the protein is encoded by the exons atgTTGGAAGGGAAGGCAATGGTGAAGGAGACAGACATGGGGGAGAAGATGCAGAGTAAAGCAATGGCCTGTGCTTCTCAGGCACTTGACCTCTATGATGTCTCTGACTGCATCTCCATTGCTGCCCACATCAAGAAG GAGTTCGACAAGGAATACGGGACGGGGTGGCAATGTGTGGTCGGGTCAAACTTTGGCTGCTTCTTCACACACAAGCAGGGGACCTTCATCTACTTTGCACTGGAGAAGCTCAATTTCCTCATCTTCAAGGGGGCTTCCTCTTGA
- the LOC116196066 gene encoding uncharacterized protein LOC116196066 isoform X2: protein MPQDGRRSVGYRPFVTCDDPKGVVECGTIRKSNKCNYRKMEPSSEARVIRPKSSNRAVHRGELGQASFQLLEVSKGAQKLNHMIESWSKGITAEGQPKDLAKDLLKGALDLQESLMVLGKLQAASKYVARLKRKQEKSDNSGLPCDLSHGREFGFGKLDVSPGDESSRKKIDELREAIRSGLARQKQLDQRKFESQLEIPSTSSSQSSSVNYDETIDLGPEKKAKGSNLIAKLMGLEEMSSKRVLRKLQDEKSLQQQKQPEFNIDVAKLKKPEPEVQADEPNRRTLKEVLETMQCKGLLKSNPIRKAPVFYVDDVPPIVLIKPSCGPHFESSGWLEGKEASSSITVMKSLKANEKFPTRRINREVVHDSERIHGKPQPREVAGIASCERRGSTLPKEEITMRQRERNAERDSNKSRHPSPPVKERVKKEKHEMKSGEIEKATKSSRRSLEKAKSKAKSTQQSVDQVKANAPVTVRPEDSRNRMKRDVSPQRTRSSRQDQTKKETSPPEVQRSKKTASNRSCGDLRRSPRKKPPANEPKEPTVAESDKNNAAQVEDGMKINIFCRNDPDKLETGPGNEDTQFTVEIAVASESGVADTETISGMENSPTVLSPSTAELGSETNGQKSDLEGSETGDHIKSLLLSSPSFLSHAEYLSTIILDPPPLLQKPTDADSFSPNERLLIDYANEYIECRTDNASTDSLFIVGLRNPRTRISLDNLLEEILKEIENLSSYCKFASDSLLMDGLYAKLQRDLSLHRGGAVSILWDAGWTKGFCSQDVQHVVKEVEETVLSSLIEETLIGLVQ from the exons ATGCCGCAGGACGGTCGGAGATCGGTCGGGTACAGACCCTTTGTCACTTGCGATGATCCGAAAGGGGTTGTGGAATGTGGGACAATCAGAAAGTCCAACAAGTGTAATTATCGGAAGATGGAACCGAGCAGTGAAGCCCGAGTTATTAGGCCGAAGAGCTCGAACAGAGCTGTTCATAGAGGGGAGCTCGGTCAGGCCTCCTTCCAGCTGTTGGAGGTCTCTAAGGGGGCTCAGAAGTTGAACCACATGATCGAGTCGTGGTCTAAGGGGATAACCGCTGAAGGGCAACCGAAGGACTTAGCAAAGGATCTGCTCAAAGGGGCTCTCGATCTGCAGGAATCATTGATGGTGCTGGGGAAGTTGCAGGCGGCTTCCAAGTATGTGGCCCGTTTGAAGCGGAAGCAGGAGAAGTCGGACAATTCTGGGCTGCCATGCGATCTCAGCCATGGTCGGGAATTCGGGTTTGGGAAGCTGGACGTTTCACCAGGGGATGAATCTTCAAGGAAGAAGATTGATGAGCTCAGGGAAGCCATCAGGAGCGGCCTCGCGAGGCAGAAGCAGCTCGATCAGAGAAAGTTCGAATCACAATTGGAGATCCCTTCTACAAGCTCGAGCCAGTCTTCTTCAGTAAATTATGATGAAACGATCGATTTGGGTCCCGAGAAGAAGGCCAAAGGGTCAAACTTGATAGCAAAGCTTATGGGCCTGGAAGAGATGTCTTCGAAACGGGTACTGAGGAAGTTGCAGGATGAGAAGAGCTTGCAGCAGCAGAAGCAGCCTGAGTTCAACATCGATGTGGCGAAGCTTAAGAAACCCGAGCCTGAAGTTCAGGCTGATGAGCCCAATCGAAGGACACTCAAGGAAGTACTCGAGACCATGCAATGTAAAGGGCTTCTAAAGAGCAATCCGATCAGGAAGGCTCCAGTTTTCTATGTGGATGATGTCCCTCCGATCGTGCTAATAAAACCTTCTTGTGGACCACACTTTGAATCGAGTGGGTGGCTGGAAGGAAAGGAAGCCTCCAGTTCGATAACAGTAATGAAGAGTCTGAAAGCAAATGAGAAGTTCCCAACCAGAAGAATTAACAGAGAAGTTGTCCATGATTCAGAAAGAATACACGGAAAACCACAACCGAGAGAGGTTGCAGGCATTGCTTCTTGCGAGAGAAGAGGATCCACACTCCCAAAAGAGGAAATCACCATGCGACAAAGGGAACGAAATGCTGAGAGAGACTCTAACAAGTCGAGACATCCTAGTCCTCCAGTTAAAGAGCGAGTTAAGAAAGAAAAGCATGAAATGAAATCTGGGGAGATTGAAAAGGCGACAAAGAGCAGCAGAAGATCATTGGAGAAGGCCAAGTCTAAGGCTAAAAGCACGCAGCAGTCAGTAGATCAAGTCAAGGCAAATGCTCCGGTAACAGTAAGGCCGGAGGATAGTCGGAATCGTATGAAGAGGGATGTTTCTCCTCAACGGACTCGGAGTAGTAGGCAGGATCAGACAAAGAAGGAAACTTCGCCCCCAGAAGTGCAAAGAAGCAAGAAGACTGCTTCCAATCGAAGTTGTGGAGACCTTAGAAGAAGCCCTAGAAAGAAACCACCTGCAAACGAGCCTAAGGAGCCCACAGTAGCTGAATCGGAT AAAAACAATGCTGCACAAGTGGAAGATGGCATGAAGATTAATATCTTTTGTCGAAACGATCCTGATAAGCTTGAAACGGGCCCTGGCAATGAGGATACACAGTTCACAGTGGAAATTGCTGTTGCATCTGAATCTGGAGTTGCTG ACACGGAAACAATCAGTGGCATGGAGAATTCTCCTACTGTTCTTTCTCCCTCAACTGCAGAACTTGGATCAGAAACCAATGGCCAAAAATCAGATCTGGAAGGGTCTGAAACAGGAGACCACATAAAATCTCTACTACTGAGCAGTCCATCATTTCTTTCGCATGCGGAGTATCTCTCCACAATCATTTTGgatcctcctcctctcttgCAAAAGCCGACGGATGCGGATTCTTTTTCTCCTAATGAGAGGCTCCTCATAGACTATGCAAACGAATATATAGAGTGCAGAACTGATAATGCTTCAACCGATTCTCTATTCATAGTTGGCTTAAGGAACCCAAGAACTCGCATTTCTCTCGATAATTTGTTGGAGGAAATACTGAAGGAGATTGAGAATCTCAGCAGCTACTGCAAGTTTGCAAGCGATAGCCTTCTCATGGACGGCCTCTATGCAAAGTTGCAGAGAGATTTATCTTTGCATCGAGGAGGAGCGGTGAGTATATTATGGGATGCGGGTTGGACTAAAGGGTTTTGCTCGCAAGATGTGCAGCATGTTGTGAAAGAGGTGGAAGAGACTGTCTTAAGCAGTTTGATCGAAGAAACTCTAATCGGGCTTGTGCAATAA
- the LOC116196066 gene encoding uncharacterized protein LOC116196066 isoform X1, producing the protein MSFDWALSRLRDMPQDGRRSVGYRPFVTCDDPKGVVECGTIRKSNKCNYRKMEPSSEARVIRPKSSNRAVHRGELGQASFQLLEVSKGAQKLNHMIESWSKGITAEGQPKDLAKDLLKGALDLQESLMVLGKLQAASKYVARLKRKQEKSDNSGLPCDLSHGREFGFGKLDVSPGDESSRKKIDELREAIRSGLARQKQLDQRKFESQLEIPSTSSSQSSSVNYDETIDLGPEKKAKGSNLIAKLMGLEEMSSKRVLRKLQDEKSLQQQKQPEFNIDVAKLKKPEPEVQADEPNRRTLKEVLETMQCKGLLKSNPIRKAPVFYVDDVPPIVLIKPSCGPHFESSGWLEGKEASSSITVMKSLKANEKFPTRRINREVVHDSERIHGKPQPREVAGIASCERRGSTLPKEEITMRQRERNAERDSNKSRHPSPPVKERVKKEKHEMKSGEIEKATKSSRRSLEKAKSKAKSTQQSVDQVKANAPVTVRPEDSRNRMKRDVSPQRTRSSRQDQTKKETSPPEVQRSKKTASNRSCGDLRRSPRKKPPANEPKEPTVAESDKNNAAQVEDGMKINIFCRNDPDKLETGPGNEDTQFTVEIAVASESGVADTETISGMENSPTVLSPSTAELGSETNGQKSDLEGSETGDHIKSLLLSSPSFLSHAEYLSTIILDPPPLLQKPTDADSFSPNERLLIDYANEYIECRTDNASTDSLFIVGLRNPRTRISLDNLLEEILKEIENLSSYCKFASDSLLMDGLYAKLQRDLSLHRGGAVSILWDAGWTKGFCSQDVQHVVKEVEETVLSSLIEETLIGLVQ; encoded by the exons ATGAGTTTTGACTGGGCTCTTTCACGCCTTAGAGATATGCCGCAGGACGGTCGGAGATCGGTCGGGTACAGACCCTTTGTCACTTGCGATGATCCGAAAGGGGTTGTGGAATGTGGGACAATCAGAAAGTCCAACAAGTGTAATTATCGGAAGATGGAACCGAGCAGTGAAGCCCGAGTTATTAGGCCGAAGAGCTCGAACAGAGCTGTTCATAGAGGGGAGCTCGGTCAGGCCTCCTTCCAGCTGTTGGAGGTCTCTAAGGGGGCTCAGAAGTTGAACCACATGATCGAGTCGTGGTCTAAGGGGATAACCGCTGAAGGGCAACCGAAGGACTTAGCAAAGGATCTGCTCAAAGGGGCTCTCGATCTGCAGGAATCATTGATGGTGCTGGGGAAGTTGCAGGCGGCTTCCAAGTATGTGGCCCGTTTGAAGCGGAAGCAGGAGAAGTCGGACAATTCTGGGCTGCCATGCGATCTCAGCCATGGTCGGGAATTCGGGTTTGGGAAGCTGGACGTTTCACCAGGGGATGAATCTTCAAGGAAGAAGATTGATGAGCTCAGGGAAGCCATCAGGAGCGGCCTCGCGAGGCAGAAGCAGCTCGATCAGAGAAAGTTCGAATCACAATTGGAGATCCCTTCTACAAGCTCGAGCCAGTCTTCTTCAGTAAATTATGATGAAACGATCGATTTGGGTCCCGAGAAGAAGGCCAAAGGGTCAAACTTGATAGCAAAGCTTATGGGCCTGGAAGAGATGTCTTCGAAACGGGTACTGAGGAAGTTGCAGGATGAGAAGAGCTTGCAGCAGCAGAAGCAGCCTGAGTTCAACATCGATGTGGCGAAGCTTAAGAAACCCGAGCCTGAAGTTCAGGCTGATGAGCCCAATCGAAGGACACTCAAGGAAGTACTCGAGACCATGCAATGTAAAGGGCTTCTAAAGAGCAATCCGATCAGGAAGGCTCCAGTTTTCTATGTGGATGATGTCCCTCCGATCGTGCTAATAAAACCTTCTTGTGGACCACACTTTGAATCGAGTGGGTGGCTGGAAGGAAAGGAAGCCTCCAGTTCGATAACAGTAATGAAGAGTCTGAAAGCAAATGAGAAGTTCCCAACCAGAAGAATTAACAGAGAAGTTGTCCATGATTCAGAAAGAATACACGGAAAACCACAACCGAGAGAGGTTGCAGGCATTGCTTCTTGCGAGAGAAGAGGATCCACACTCCCAAAAGAGGAAATCACCATGCGACAAAGGGAACGAAATGCTGAGAGAGACTCTAACAAGTCGAGACATCCTAGTCCTCCAGTTAAAGAGCGAGTTAAGAAAGAAAAGCATGAAATGAAATCTGGGGAGATTGAAAAGGCGACAAAGAGCAGCAGAAGATCATTGGAGAAGGCCAAGTCTAAGGCTAAAAGCACGCAGCAGTCAGTAGATCAAGTCAAGGCAAATGCTCCGGTAACAGTAAGGCCGGAGGATAGTCGGAATCGTATGAAGAGGGATGTTTCTCCTCAACGGACTCGGAGTAGTAGGCAGGATCAGACAAAGAAGGAAACTTCGCCCCCAGAAGTGCAAAGAAGCAAGAAGACTGCTTCCAATCGAAGTTGTGGAGACCTTAGAAGAAGCCCTAGAAAGAAACCACCTGCAAACGAGCCTAAGGAGCCCACAGTAGCTGAATCGGAT AAAAACAATGCTGCACAAGTGGAAGATGGCATGAAGATTAATATCTTTTGTCGAAACGATCCTGATAAGCTTGAAACGGGCCCTGGCAATGAGGATACACAGTTCACAGTGGAAATTGCTGTTGCATCTGAATCTGGAGTTGCTG ACACGGAAACAATCAGTGGCATGGAGAATTCTCCTACTGTTCTTTCTCCCTCAACTGCAGAACTTGGATCAGAAACCAATGGCCAAAAATCAGATCTGGAAGGGTCTGAAACAGGAGACCACATAAAATCTCTACTACTGAGCAGTCCATCATTTCTTTCGCATGCGGAGTATCTCTCCACAATCATTTTGgatcctcctcctctcttgCAAAAGCCGACGGATGCGGATTCTTTTTCTCCTAATGAGAGGCTCCTCATAGACTATGCAAACGAATATATAGAGTGCAGAACTGATAATGCTTCAACCGATTCTCTATTCATAGTTGGCTTAAGGAACCCAAGAACTCGCATTTCTCTCGATAATTTGTTGGAGGAAATACTGAAGGAGATTGAGAATCTCAGCAGCTACTGCAAGTTTGCAAGCGATAGCCTTCTCATGGACGGCCTCTATGCAAAGTTGCAGAGAGATTTATCTTTGCATCGAGGAGGAGCGGTGAGTATATTATGGGATGCGGGTTGGACTAAAGGGTTTTGCTCGCAAGATGTGCAGCATGTTGTGAAAGAGGTGGAAGAGACTGTCTTAAGCAGTTTGATCGAAGAAACTCTAATCGGGCTTGTGCAATAA